The sequence below is a genomic window from Coregonus clupeaformis isolate EN_2021a unplaced genomic scaffold, ASM2061545v1 scaf3405, whole genome shotgun sequence.
ggtactttctcaaatactctgacagagagttcccacctcttctgttggccaatcagagtaaaggactgagtgtggtttagactttactcagccaatccgttggcgcacgggttagtcccaccccttggcgctccaccgttcccaggcataagttgctatcataataacctgtagagtcagcacccaaaagactgtAGGTTCCTACatccaaggacggttcacagacaacggttcacagacaacaaagaggcagtgttcgtatctgtaagaaatacaagtcttatctgtccttccCCTAACGTtccacacatgaatcacagcctgttatgtgaaacaatttatatcagtatagtacaaacctatgctcctcattaatgcattccttctaagctattcatcacttcaatccaattattagaaaacaaatcccaacaattccaaatacaatacggtccctgaccctctcatccttgtttgcataatcacagtctttcacaagcagacgcagctcagtgacaaactgttcaaacgattcgctagcgccttgtactttctcatggaatttgtacctagcgaaaattgtattggtctttggcacaacatatgcttcaaaacgatcgtagtatgttttcagtacctttgattcagcctcggtaagtgtccatgtgttgtaaatgtctctccctttttcaccgatccagaggagcaggtagctgcacttttcctcttctcctctttccttcagaggacccgtgaacatcagctccacatgctgtttgaatttacgccatgcatcgggtagatttgtagacccccaatccattcgaggtgaaggaactccagcaaaatccatattttagtccttttactctgacaccatgtcttgttttgtatgctttgtacaaaataataaaatgcaggacgacaggatatttataaacgtagctctttattaactagctataactggcatgtccatgtgtctctggccatgatcatctttagaatgacctcaccacctgggtggtcttaaccaatcatagcacagtatgatatgacagtataatgcatccaattacaattcagtatgctgacacatatgaatattacagttTCAAAGATGTCCCGTAAGAGACCTTTGCCAGGACAAAAGCgaaaccttttattttatttaaagaaCCAGCCAAGTGAgaaaagacagacaaacacactgacagaacagcCAGAACGATTGATAGAAACGACaggacaacagacagaggagcaacacaaaggacagagagagcaggagacaggacagactgacaaacaagcagaggagcaacagacaggacagattGACGCACATGCAGAGGAGCAACAGACAGGACAAATAGAACAACCAACAGGGCAGATGGAAgaagacacagagggacagaaagaAGAGACCCCCCCAATCCAACAGCAGGGCCAGAAGAGTCGTGCTCTGGCTGGAGCAGCAACATATAGATCCATTTTCAAAAATGAGTGGACCTCTTCATGGCCATTTATTACCAGAGGGAGCCTCAACACGCACTACTGGTGTGCAGTCTGCCGTATTGAAAACTCATGTTgccaccagggtgtgacagatgtaGTGCGCCATATAAAAGCAAAAGGCCACCAAGATAAGCAACGAGCTCTCCTGTCCACAGCCACAATATCCCGATATGCAATGGCCGTTCCATCTGTTGGGGGTATGTCTGCACAAGAGGTTAAGGTATGATATGTgtaatgattctgtcaaggtTCAGTCAAGAGTTTTGTGTTCTAGTTGATCACGGTAAAGTCATGGTTGATAGTTTTGACTAATTTGTGGTTTGTATTTCAGTGTAGTACAGTCCAGTTTTCTTAATTTGAGATCTTAGTTGCTGAATGTGTTTTTTTACCTGTGCCCTATTATCGCAGGCGTCTATTTTAAATAAACTATGGTCTTTTGGGAGGATTAATCATTTTTAATTTCTTACAGACAAGAAGGGCTGAGGTCAAAATGACAGCTGGGTTGGTAGTTCACAACGTCCCCCTAGCCTTTGCGGACCACCTGGGGCCTCTCCTAAAAGAATGTTTCGGAGATTCGAAGACAGCGCAGGAGTACAGGTGTGCCAGGACTAAGTCATCCTGCATTACCAATGAAGCACTCGCACCATATTTCACACAGGAGCTTGTGAAGGAGATGAAAAAAGCCCCGTATACCCTTGTTACGGATGGGTCGAATGACACTGGTATTTCACAAACTATTTGAGATTTTTCTCATCTGCAAAACATGTGCTTTGTGTATTTTTAAACATCTAATAACATGAACATCTGTATGATTCTAACTTGTCATTATAGGAGTGGAAAAGATGAACCCGCTTACTGTCCGGGTCTTCATGGGCAGCAAAGTTGTCCACCAGTTCTTAAATATGTGCACAACAAGTGGGAGGAGATGTGGGCCAGCAAGTGAGATCTTCA
It includes:
- the LOC121555545 gene encoding uncharacterized protein LOC121555545, yielding MAVPSVGGMSAQEVKTRRAEVKMTAGLVVHNVPLAFADHLGPLLKECFGDSKTAQEYRCARTKSSCITNEALAPYFTQELVKEMKKAPYTLVTDGSNDTGVEKMNPLTVRVFMGSKVVHQFLNMCTTSGRRCGPASEIFTKINSTIEEHGIPWENCIGLSVYNAAVNIGPRNSIASRVLQKHPNTYIHGCPCHVAHNTAKAAGVSGFDLEDMVVDIGYLFKGSTNRKGYLSEFCELHEAEYMEVLLHISVR